In one window of Leptospira sp. WS92.C1 DNA:
- a CDS encoding inorganic phosphate transporter yields MDFFLIIVILMAILGVGDLLVGVSNDAVNFTNSAVGSKASSKRIILIVAGVGIILGALSSSGMMEVARKGIFHPSGFALQDLMFLFLAVMLTDIVLLDLYNTLGLPTSTTVSLVFELLGAALAIAFLKTGSLNGAFQIINSESALKIIFGIVTSVIVAFFSGMILQFLFRTVFSFDLKRTMKYFGGLFGGLSITTVIFFTLLTAMKGSSFITPEMSKFLNENFTNILLISFAGFSVFFQILVLMEWNILKFLVLVGTGSLAMAFASNDLVNFIGVPLASFATWTLIQQGGDPSAFASGLAGNVATPNFILLGAACVMLFPLWFSKKAETVTQTEVTLGSQGETLESFNTSLVARVFVQIALGIYLPIKSILPASVRNFFAKRFENRNILEIVKVHETEAFDLLRASVNIQISSALILIGTLYKLPLSTTFVTFMVAMGTSLTDGAWNKENSVNRVSGVLTVVGGWFFTAIIASVTAGIIGSILYIFGFSSVIVLVLVAVLLIVLFSRIHKKRQETYDENLEKLITLKKHPERALSRTVSTMLASLGVARKALNNACAGYVNGKKKNFRQTQKLLKDLKKMRENSLSSFLSIANKHLEEDDLVSIHPITDSINHLDKITESIWNILRTSSNGINSFHEVSKDEKEEVKELRKQATNLMELLADSDKFPDLLEKARSEKKTRNLEKIKQNIYKSQMKRIKKGDSKLKSSVAYFVIIDELIDINENLLSLAEQLSIAIPWVDKKKIELQNKSLLAHKAEEKKKKK; encoded by the coding sequence ATGGACTTTTTCCTAATTATCGTAATCCTAATGGCAATCCTCGGCGTGGGCGACCTCTTAGTCGGGGTCTCCAATGACGCGGTCAACTTTACAAATTCTGCGGTAGGTTCCAAGGCCTCTTCAAAACGAATCATTTTGATCGTAGCCGGTGTCGGTATCATCCTCGGTGCTCTTTCTTCGAGCGGAATGATGGAGGTCGCCCGAAAAGGAATCTTTCATCCAAGCGGATTTGCACTCCAAGATCTGATGTTCCTTTTTTTGGCCGTGATGCTGACGGACATCGTCCTTTTGGATCTTTACAATACCTTAGGACTTCCCACATCGACTACCGTTTCCCTCGTGTTTGAACTCTTGGGCGCCGCGCTCGCGATCGCATTCTTAAAAACCGGATCCTTAAACGGCGCCTTTCAAATCATCAACTCGGAAAGCGCCCTCAAGATCATCTTTGGAATCGTTACGAGTGTGATTGTTGCCTTTTTTTCCGGGATGATTCTCCAATTCTTATTTCGAACCGTTTTCTCTTTCGATCTAAAAAGAACGATGAAATACTTCGGAGGACTTTTCGGAGGATTGTCGATTACAACCGTAATCTTTTTTACCCTATTGACCGCGATGAAAGGTTCTTCCTTTATCACTCCCGAGATGAGCAAATTTTTAAATGAGAATTTTACGAATATTCTTTTGATCAGCTTCGCTGGATTTTCCGTCTTTTTTCAAATCCTTGTTTTGATGGAATGGAATATTTTAAAATTTCTGGTTCTGGTCGGTACCGGTTCCTTGGCGATGGCATTTGCCAGCAACGACTTGGTAAATTTTATTGGAGTTCCTCTCGCAAGTTTTGCGACTTGGACGCTCATCCAACAAGGCGGAGATCCGAGCGCATTCGCGAGCGGTTTAGCAGGGAATGTCGCGACACCAAACTTCATTCTTTTAGGCGCGGCCTGTGTGATGTTGTTCCCGCTTTGGTTTTCCAAAAAAGCGGAAACCGTAACCCAGACCGAAGTCACTCTCGGATCTCAGGGTGAAACCTTAGAATCGTTTAACACGAGTTTGGTTGCACGAGTGTTTGTTCAGATCGCACTCGGTATTTATCTTCCGATCAAATCGATTCTTCCCGCGAGCGTTCGGAATTTTTTCGCAAAACGTTTTGAAAACAGAAATATCTTAGAAATCGTAAAAGTACACGAAACCGAAGCCTTTGATCTTCTGAGAGCGTCCGTAAACATTCAGATCTCAAGCGCGTTGATTTTGATCGGAACTCTGTATAAACTTCCTCTTTCCACGACCTTCGTAACATTCATGGTTGCGATGGGAACCTCTCTTACGGACGGGGCCTGGAATAAGGAAAATTCGGTAAATCGAGTCAGCGGGGTTCTTACCGTAGTCGGCGGCTGGTTTTTTACCGCAATCATCGCGTCCGTTACAGCGGGTATCATCGGTTCGATCCTTTATATCTTTGGGTTTTCTTCGGTGATCGTTCTCGTTTTGGTCGCGGTGCTTTTGATCGTTCTGTTTAGCAGAATTCATAAAAAACGCCAAGAGACGTATGATGAAAATCTTGAGAAATTGATTACTCTCAAAAAACATCCTGAAAGAGCGCTTTCCAGAACAGTCTCCACGATGCTCGCAAGTTTGGGCGTCGCAAGAAAAGCTTTGAACAACGCGTGTGCCGGTTATGTAAACGGCAAAAAGAAAAATTTCAGACAGACTCAAAAACTTCTGAAAGATCTCAAGAAGATGAGAGAAAATTCTCTCTCCAGCTTTTTATCCATCGCGAACAAACATTTGGAAGAAGACGATCTTGTATCCATCCATCCAATCACCGATTCCATCAATCACCTGGATAAAATCACGGAAAGTATTTGGAATATTCTCAGAACTTCTTCAAACGGAATCAATTCCTTTCATGAAGTTTCCAAGGATGAAAAAGAAGAAGTCAAGGAACTCAGAAAACAAGCCACCAACTTGATGGAACTTCTTGCAGATTCGGATAAGTTTCCGGATCTTTTGGAAAAAGCAAGATCCGAGAAAAAGACCCGTAATCTGGAGAAGATCAAACAAAACATCTATAAAAGTCAAATGAAACGGATCAAAAAAGGAGACAGCAAACTAAAATCCAGTGTTGCCTACTTCGTGATCATAGACGAATTGATCGATATCAACGAGAATCTTCTTTCTCTCGCGGAACAATTGAGTATTGCGATTCCTTGGGTGGATAAGAAAAAGATCGAACTGCAAAACAAATCGCTTCTTGCTCACAAAGCGGAAGAGAAAAAAAAGAAGAAGTAA
- a CDS encoding FKBP-type peptidyl-prolyl cis-trans isomerase, producing the protein MKLFRFSFIVWIVGLALVPISADDLIIKDLKIGTGKEAFSGSNVTVHYTGTLTNGKKFDSSKDRRTPFTFNLGAGEVIKGWDRGVRGMKEGGIRKLTIPPELGYGARGAGASIPPNSTLIFEVELLKVY; encoded by the coding sequence ATGAAATTGTTTCGCTTTAGTTTTATCGTGTGGATCGTGGGATTGGCATTGGTTCCTATCTCCGCGGATGATCTCATCATCAAAGATTTGAAAATCGGAACCGGAAAAGAAGCCTTCTCCGGATCCAATGTTACCGTCCATTACACGGGAACGTTGACCAATGGAAAAAAATTCGACAGTTCCAAAGACCGTAGAACCCCGTTTACTTTCAATCTCGGAGCCGGCGAAGTCATCAAAGGATGGGACAGAGGGGTTCGGGGAATGAAAGAAGGCGGAATCCGTAAACTCACAATTCCACCGGAATTGGGGTATGGAGCCAGAGGAGCGGGAGCTTCCATTCCTCCCAACTCCACTCTCATTTTTGAAGTCGAATTATTAAAAGTGTACTAA
- a CDS encoding sensor histidine kinase, translating to MSYNFFELSPVPACILEPSLLFKKANSAFSRVSGYSKSTLEGQLNWNDVCEFRNRRPDFSSPDLWSPTDALDDNSIYSMTIGTKNGTKKEYFVSFAIDRENMQIFAYLESAQTRESTSVLSYDSVKSFDIEKPAATWVQKQKLEAIGTLSAGVAHEINNPLMGVINYAEMVYNGIENGNPLRKYAGIILQESNRISEIVKDMLSFTRHEKEEAKLHDLTTIFCSTFGLLKNGLRSSQIEIVIPSLDIPIYAMCSAGRLRQVYLNLLTNAKDAIDSNPNSKKEKIITVYWTKVRKREKDFVRTIVEDTGPGIREENRHKLFDPFYTTKEIGKGTGLGLTVSYNLIREMGGELSFQSEDGLTQFYVDLPESL from the coding sequence ATGTCTTATAACTTTTTTGAACTTTCCCCGGTCCCGGCCTGTATCCTAGAGCCGTCTCTCCTTTTCAAAAAGGCGAATTCCGCTTTCTCCCGAGTTTCGGGCTATTCCAAATCTACATTGGAAGGGCAACTCAACTGGAACGACGTTTGCGAATTCAGAAATCGTCGTCCTGATTTTTCGTCCCCTGATCTTTGGTCGCCCACGGATGCGCTAGACGATAATTCCATTTATTCCATGACCATTGGCACAAAAAACGGGACTAAAAAAGAATATTTCGTCTCCTTTGCAATCGATCGTGAAAATATGCAAATATTTGCATATTTAGAATCCGCACAAACACGGGAATCTACTTCCGTTTTGAGCTATGATTCCGTGAAATCGTTTGATATTGAAAAACCCGCGGCGACCTGGGTTCAAAAACAGAAATTAGAGGCGATCGGAACCCTTTCCGCAGGTGTGGCGCATGAGATTAACAATCCTTTGATGGGTGTCATCAATTATGCCGAAATGGTCTATAACGGAATCGAAAACGGGAATCCACTTCGAAAGTATGCGGGAATCATTTTGCAGGAAAGCAATCGTATTTCGGAGATCGTTAAGGACATGCTTAGTTTTACAAGACACGAAAAGGAAGAAGCAAAACTTCACGATTTGACTACGATATTTTGTTCCACATTTGGTCTTTTGAAAAACGGGCTCAGATCGTCCCAGATCGAAATCGTAATTCCGTCTTTGGATATTCCGATTTATGCAATGTGTTCCGCGGGCAGACTGCGACAGGTGTATCTCAATCTTTTAACAAACGCAAAGGACGCGATCGACAGCAATCCCAATTCGAAAAAGGAAAAAATCATTACCGTTTATTGGACTAAAGTCAGAAAACGCGAAAAGGATTTTGTGCGAACGATCGTGGAAGATACCGGTCCGGGGATTCGGGAAGAGAATAGACATAAGTTGTTTGATCCGTTTTATACCACCAAAGAAATTGGAAAGGGAACAGGACTCGGACTCACCGTTTCTTACAACCTGATTCGAGAAATGGGAGGAGAACTTTCGTTCCAATCGGAAGACGGACTCACTCAGTTTTACGTGGATCTTCCCGAATCTCTCTGA
- a CDS encoding serine/threonine protein kinase codes for MADFFQLNPGEILTLAEKAGYEPSGHCMALNSLENRVFDLRLEDGSHIISKFYRPGRWSREQILEEHQFLRDLKEEEIPVCAPLLFPDGSSIAQFQEEIYYSFWPRAGGRSPDELSSENLKILGRLLARIHNAGQAKRFDHRIRLNASTYGTQPLETLESGDWIPTSCKKEYREIASRIFELYQERIESVPFHRIHGDCHKGNLLHGKEGWFFVDFDDSLSGPAIQDFWMLLSRGQDGLAEREEILSGYREFREFPDRWFELVEILRAMRFIHYSAWISTRYKTDPSFPTAFPHFAENEYWEKETLELKEQYKLIQEGLGQKSFRSVTDPLLQEEELSNKDFFWDLED; via the coding sequence GTGGCAGATTTTTTCCAACTCAACCCCGGTGAGATTCTTACCCTCGCAGAAAAGGCGGGATACGAACCTTCCGGCCATTGTATGGCGCTCAACAGTTTGGAGAATCGTGTCTTTGATCTTCGATTGGAAGACGGATCGCATATCATTTCCAAATTCTACCGTCCCGGAAGATGGTCGCGGGAACAGATTTTGGAAGAACATCAATTTCTACGGGATTTGAAAGAAGAAGAAATTCCGGTTTGTGCCCCGCTTTTGTTTCCGGACGGAAGCAGCATCGCGCAATTTCAGGAAGAAATTTATTATTCCTTTTGGCCTCGTGCGGGTGGAAGGTCCCCGGACGAACTGAGTTCGGAAAATCTGAAAATCCTCGGAAGGCTTTTGGCGAGAATCCATAACGCCGGTCAGGCGAAACGTTTCGATCACAGGATTCGTTTGAATGCTTCCACATATGGGACACAACCTCTGGAGACTTTGGAGAGCGGAGATTGGATTCCTACGAGCTGCAAAAAAGAATACCGAGAAATTGCATCCCGCATTTTCGAACTCTATCAGGAAAGAATCGAATCGGTTCCGTTTCATCGAATTCACGGAGACTGCCATAAGGGAAATTTACTCCACGGAAAGGAAGGTTGGTTTTTTGTAGACTTTGACGATTCCTTAAGCGGTCCTGCGATTCAGGATTTTTGGATGCTTCTTTCCAGAGGTCAGGACGGCCTTGCCGAACGCGAAGAAATCCTTTCGGGTTATCGGGAATTCCGAGAATTTCCGGATCGTTGGTTCGAACTTGTGGAAATTCTGAGAGCGATGAGATTCATTCACTATTCGGCTTGGATTTCCACCCGATACAAAACCGATCCTTCGTTTCCGACTGCGTTTCCTCATTTTGCCGAAAACGAATACTGGGAAAAAGAAACCTTGGAACTCAAAGAACAATACAAACTCATCCAGGAAGGTCTGGGACAAAAAAGTTTTCGTTCCGTTACGGATCCTTTGCTTCAGGAAGAAGAGTTGAGTAACAAGGATTTTTTTTGGGATTTAGAAGATTAA
- a CDS encoding SpoIIE family protein phosphatase encodes MTVSPRSEQKSYDPEERYTLLFYSAIDAIVSLDKNFRVFLINPSAEKMFGFLASELLGNSIEEQFPLRIRNRFYRILKNVAKLADKKRQKPFGPIRLIRKDKTILISEVSVSITGPENDYQYHVIIRDISEKYRILIELKRANQTLKRMDREKEELLEKLEEKVRQRSRQLANYYKIMKEELSLAKRLQTEILSDIPVIPGIRVHSSYLPMMEVGGDLYDLFEIRPGVMRVFLADATGHGVQAALLTMTLKGILESIKKKNMDPGSILTEFNREYCKNFGNIGMFFSCFLADIDTNIKKIVYSSGGHPPQFFLSNELIMGLDRTGSLLGLDPDNQYGIFSLAYQDGDRLFLLTDGIYEEFNSEKQQFGELVVQKILAEKFAAPMQETIPAILKALFDHLGSQKIQDDITAILISLDSND; translated from the coding sequence ATGACCGTTTCCCCGAGATCCGAACAAAAGAGTTACGACCCCGAGGAACGTTATACACTTCTCTTTTATTCCGCGATTGATGCGATCGTTTCTTTAGATAAGAACTTTAGAGTATTCTTGATCAATCCTTCCGCTGAAAAGATGTTCGGTTTTCTCGCTTCCGAACTTTTGGGAAATTCCATCGAAGAACAGTTTCCTCTCAGGATTAGAAATCGTTTTTATCGGATTCTAAAAAATGTCGCAAAACTGGCCGATAAAAAAAGGCAAAAACCTTTCGGTCCGATTCGACTGATTCGTAAGGACAAAACGATTCTAATTTCCGAGGTTTCGGTTTCTATCACCGGTCCGGAAAACGATTATCAATATCATGTCATCATTCGAGATATATCAGAAAAATATAGAATTCTAATTGAGTTGAAGAGAGCCAATCAAACGCTAAAAAGGATGGATCGTGAAAAAGAGGAACTCCTTGAAAAACTGGAGGAAAAGGTAAGACAAAGATCCAGACAACTTGCAAATTATTATAAGATTATGAAAGAAGAGCTCAGCCTTGCAAAAAGACTACAAACCGAGATTCTTTCCGATATTCCGGTGATTCCCGGAATCCGGGTTCATTCTTCGTATCTTCCAATGATGGAGGTCGGCGGGGATCTCTATGATCTATTTGAGATTCGTCCCGGGGTGATGCGCGTTTTTTTGGCGGACGCTACAGGTCACGGGGTTCAGGCCGCTCTTTTGACGATGACTCTCAAGGGAATTTTGGAATCTATCAAAAAGAAAAATATGGATCCGGGAAGTATTCTCACAGAATTCAACCGCGAATATTGTAAAAATTTCGGAAATATAGGAATGTTTTTTTCCTGTTTTCTTGCGGATATAGATACAAATATTAAAAAAATTGTATATTCTTCCGGGGGACATCCTCCTCAGTTTTTTCTTTCTAACGAACTTATCATGGGTTTGGATCGAACCGGTTCTTTATTGGGGCTGGATCCAGACAATCAATACGGAATTTTTTCCTTAGCCTATCAGGACGGCGATCGGTTGTTTCTTTTGACGGACGGAATTTACGAAGAATTCAATTCCGAAAAACAACAGTTTGGTGAATTGGTGGTTCAGAAAATTCTCGCGGAAAAGTTTGCGGCTCCGATGCAGGAAACGATTCCGGCGATTTTAAAAGCCTTATTCGATCATTTGGGTTCTCAAAAAATTCAGGATGATATTACTGCGATTTTAATTTCTTTGGATTCTAACGACTGA
- a CDS encoding RNA recognition motif domain-containing protein gives MQIDSSEGKIMKISVGNLPQELTEEELKKIFSEFGTVQDVNIKKDKTTGRSLSYGSVDMEDSAGLKAIAALNKKEIQGKQIAVVDSEELKKEFEKKQSLKGASSSGKVHGSQSQTGGFSGAGVRRTGGRGK, from the coding sequence TTGCAAATTGATTCCTCAGAAGGAAAAATCATGAAGATATCAGTAGGAAATTTGCCCCAAGAACTTACCGAAGAGGAACTGAAAAAGATTTTTTCGGAATTCGGAACGGTTCAGGATGTAAATATTAAAAAAGATAAAACCACCGGTCGTTCTTTATCCTATGGATCCGTTGACATGGAAGATTCCGCGGGCTTAAAAGCGATTGCGGCGTTGAATAAAAAAGAAATCCAAGGCAAACAGATAGCGGTAGTAGACTCGGAAGAGTTAAAAAAAGAATTCGAGAAAAAACAATCCCTTAAGGGTGCTTCCAGTTCCGGAAAGGTTCATGGAAGTCAATCCCAAACGGGCGGGTTTTCGGGTGCCGGCGTAAGAAGAACAGGAGGGAGAGGAAAATGA
- the pgsB gene encoding poly-gamma-glutamate synthase PgsB — translation MLFPALFLLILFFLFCTVLVLERKIHSRALQKIPVRIHVNGTRGKSSVTRLIHSILIEARWNVYGKTTGSVPSLLYPDRSTKTIFRNQISILEQSRFLKLAFKQKADAIVMECMAVQPQYQKDSEDLLIQATHVVITNIRPDHEEWGDYKNWTESAFAQTVPQNGVVVCGTSLIGSSLEKIAKERNTTFLFAEPKTNRNQILSYLQSMRYPEHLENLEIAIRVCESLGISEEWIRNGILKVEPDPGALHIQDRKWNQISQTFVFAFSANDVFSWRNILQSIRQKYPSVPVTIVFNSRRERPIRTLEFAKFFSELRNISKIYFFGPWWKLFQFAYTGNAEMCDPTQKQKDPTSYFYDSQIWIGAGNFQGEGRIWMEGLAASIETKENRWKS, via the coding sequence ATGTTGTTTCCGGCTTTGTTTTTACTCATTCTGTTTTTTCTTTTCTGCACTGTTCTTGTTTTAGAAAGAAAAATCCATTCTCGTGCTTTGCAAAAGATCCCGGTTCGTATTCACGTCAACGGAACCAGAGGAAAGTCTTCTGTGACTCGATTGATTCATTCCATATTGATCGAAGCTAGGTGGAATGTGTACGGTAAAACTACGGGTTCCGTTCCGAGTCTTTTGTATCCGGATCGAAGCACAAAAACGATCTTTCGAAATCAAATTTCCATCCTAGAACAAAGTCGTTTTCTAAAACTTGCCTTCAAACAAAAAGCGGATGCGATTGTAATGGAATGTATGGCGGTTCAACCGCAGTATCAAAAGGATTCGGAAGATTTACTCATTCAGGCGACTCATGTTGTGATTACAAACATCAGACCCGATCACGAAGAATGGGGGGACTACAAAAACTGGACCGAGTCCGCCTTTGCGCAAACCGTTCCACAAAACGGTGTTGTAGTTTGCGGAACATCATTGATCGGTTCGAGTTTGGAAAAAATTGCGAAAGAACGTAATACGACTTTTTTATTCGCGGAACCGAAAACAAATCGAAATCAAATCCTGTCCTACTTGCAATCTATGCGTTATCCGGAACATCTGGAAAATCTGGAAATAGCGATCCGAGTCTGCGAAAGTTTGGGAATTTCAGAAGAATGGATCCGAAACGGAATTTTGAAAGTGGAACCGGATCCCGGAGCATTGCACATTCAAGATCGGAAATGGAACCAAATCTCGCAGACGTTTGTGTTTGCGTTTTCGGCAAACGACGTTTTCTCCTGGAGGAACATCTTGCAATCGATTCGACAAAAATATCCTTCTGTTCCAGTCACGATCGTTTTCAATTCAAGGCGGGAAAGGCCGATCCGAACCCTCGAATTTGCAAAATTCTTTTCTGAGCTTCGCAATATATCCAAAATCTATTTTTTTGGTCCTTGGTGGAAACTGTTTCAATTTGCTTATACCGGAAATGCGGAGATGTGCGATCCTACTCAAAAACAAAAAGATCCAACCTCCTATTTTTATGATTCTCAAATTTGGATCGGAGCCGGGAACTTTCAGGGAGAAGGAAGAATTTGGATGGAAGGTCTTGCCGCATCGATAGAGACTAAGGAGAATCGATGGAAGTCCTGA